The DNA region ATAACCTAGCATTGCCATATTGAAAAGTGCCCATGCTAAACCCAAAATCCAAATATCAACATTTCTAAAAGTCTTAAGAGTAATTTTCCCTGGGTGAATATCTTTTCTCTCTTCAGTAAACAAGATGGTGGTTACTAAGGCTATTAAATTAACAACTGCTGTAATCAAGATGGATGCTCTCCAACCATGAATTAAGGCCATAATTCCTAAACTATTGAACGCCACCACGGTTCCAAAAGGCATACAAAAACCAAAAAATCCCATCGCCATTCCTAAGTTTCCCTTTTCAAACCATCGGTATAATAGGATTGAAGCTGCAACTACTGCAATAGCTCCTCCGACTCCAAGGAGAAATCTGGAGAATTGTAAGAATAGAATAGTTTCTGAGATAAAACACAATAATGAACTTAAAACACAAATCAACAAACCGATAGTTAGTAGCTTTTTGATTCCGTATCTTCCAGTTAAGAGGCCGCCCAAAATCGATATAAAGAGGCCTGGTAATGCAACAAGTAACATGAGACTGCTGGCTGCTGTGAAGCCTATTTTGAACTCTTGTACGATCATAGGAAAGAGTGGGGGTATAGCTTGCAATGTGAAGATAAAAGAGAATCTAGTAATAAAACCTACAAAAAGTGCCCTTGACTTTCCTGCATTGGCTTCGTTCAAGAGATTTCACTCATATAGTTGATATGAAGCAAAAAAATCGATATGCATGTTTATAGTTGGCATTTTAGGGTGAACTAGCTAGATAATATCCATTCCATCACGTTTTTTTGTTAATGCTTCTTTAGCTGGAAGACCCTTTTCGATATCCTCGATTATAACTCTCTCAATTTTATCGACTTTTTTTGCAGTCTCCAGAACAATTTCTGCTTTTTCTTTAGGGATCACAACTACTCCATCATCATCTCCAAGAATTATATCTTGAGGCTTAACAGGGACTGTTCCGCAGAGAATTGGCTTATTATATTTGGTGTAGATTCTTCTTCCTTTTGGTGAAGTAGGTACAAGGCCATTGGAAAAAACAGTGAAATCCAATTCTTTAATCTCCTTGAAGTCCCTTACTGGGCCATCAGTAACAACTCCAGCTACTCCCCTTTTCATTGCACAACGTGTAAC from Candidatus Bathyarchaeota archaeon includes:
- a CDS encoding RraA family protein, with the translated sequence MIIISNIHKIIKEISRFDTAKLSDILDEMGFRTSMSFEVKPIYQGLKICGPVVTVEAIPSTSPNTGSILFEAIDSCNKGDVLVIGVGGDTTCDSWGGLVTRCAMKRGVAGVVTDGPVRDFKEIKELDFTVFSNGLVPTSPKGRRIYTKYNKPILCGTVPVKPQDIILGDDDGVVVIPKEKAEIVLETAKKVDKIERVIIEDIEKGLPAKEALTKKRDGMDII
- a CDS encoding MFS transporter — encoded protein: MNEANAGKSRALFVGFITRFSFIFTLQAIPPLFPMIVQEFKIGFTAASSLMLLVALPGLFISILGGLLTGRYGIKKLLTIGLLICVLSSLLCFISETILFLQFSRFLLGVGGAIAVVAASILLYRWFEKGNLGMAMGFFGFCMPFGTVVAFNSLGIMALIHGWRASILITAVVNLIALVTTILFTEERKDIHPGKITLKTFRNVDIWILGLAWALFNMAMLGY